CCGCTGTAAGGAAAAGGAAGTTGAAATTCCCGGCAGACATGCAACACTTACACGAAACTCATCCTACGGAATCAAGATTAGCTCCTACTCGTCAATTGATGTAAGAAAGTTTTGTATCATGAAGCCGTATATACTATTCATTAATGTCGCTTTGACTTGCACtcttttagcaaatttagtgcTATGGCAGCCAAAGGTAGAAATTAACATGTGAAATTTGCAGTTGCCTGGACAAGGCAGCCATCATAGACGATGACGACTACATAATGATTGAATCTGGGACTCAAAACCGGTGGAGACTCTGTTCAGTGACGGAGGTGGAGGAGGTTAAGATGATGACTAGAATACTACCAATCTGGGCAACAACAATCATGTACTACGTCATTCACGCACAGATGATCACATTTGCTGTGTTGCAAGCTTCCACTATGGAAAGGTCAATCGGATCATTTGAAATCCCAGGCGGCTCATTCAACGCCTTCTTCATTGGAGCGATACTGTTAACTCTTGCCATTCACGATCGCCTAATCGTCCCTcttttgaaaaagaagaaaggaacTCTAGGTATGAATTCTACTGTGGAACTTCATTCACTTACTATTCGTTTTGATCTTCAAAGCTCGTTTCTAGAAAAACTTATCCAGCACTTTTCAACGTCTTATAACTTCTCAatcatcttataagatgtttttaaaagcttataagtTTACGTACCTAAAAACCCTCTTAGGCGAATGCTGCTTAAAATGGCGCGCATGCTTAACCATACCGTTTTGAACTGTTTCAGGTTTAACTAGTACGCAGAAAATGGGTCTAGGCCTCTTTATTTCGATAATTACAATGGTTGTTGCAGCGATAGTGGAAACAAGAAGATTGAAGGTTGCAAAATCTACAAGCAGCACGAACTCAACACTACCGATAAGTGCTTTTTTGTTGGCTCCTCAGTTTGTTCTTGCTGGTGCTGCCGAAGGCCTAGTGTATACCGGGCAGCTTGATTTCTTCTTGTCAGAGTCCCCGAAAGGGATGAAAGCGGTTAGCACCAGCCTATTCCTTACGACTATATCGTTGGGTTTTTTCGTTAGTAGCGCGCTGGTTGCGATCATAAGGAGAGTAACTGAGGGAAGGCAGAATTGGCTTCCTGCTAACCTTAACCATGGAAGAttggatttattttatggactaatagCTTTGTTGAGTGCCATTAATCTGGGGTTCTATTTGTTGAGTGCAAAATGGTTTCTGTGCAAGAAAACTCAGAGACAGACACAGACACGGAACTGATTGAGAAATAGTTGGCCATGAGAAATGTACACAAAGTTTTGGAATCAAAATTTGCTCTGATGTTTGTTTTACTTGTGAACTGCGTACCCTGCCGGATACTCGTACTTCTTCATCAAAACTGTTTGTTCTCATTTTCGGCCGATTTCGAAGACCGGTCAAAACATGCCTAATATTTGGACTTGTGTAGACACACCTTATCTTGGTGTCTCATTTAGCTCGTACCCGATGCAAGccaaatacatataaaaaaaagatataatttgtcatatacaataatatatatatatatatatatatccaatcCATCTATaaagtgaaatatatatatatatatataaatacatgatttgacaataaatagtgaattttgtTTCCAAGTatgcaaaaactaaaatacaaCACCTATgttacattattttaaattatcttcaaaaataaattcaaatatttatactatttccaatacataattattttatctctatttttgcTCCTTTTATCTCcacaaaattgaataaaacacttcaaaaataaaaccacacgtgatgtttggttttgttatAGTTTTGTGGCAGAAGCACATGCTT
The nucleotide sequence above comes from Sesamum indicum cultivar Zhongzhi No. 13 linkage group LG11, S_indicum_v1.0, whole genome shotgun sequence. Encoded proteins:
- the LOC105173497 gene encoding protein NRT1/ PTR FAMILY 6.2, translating into MSMEASERTMFVSAAVDYTGAPASRSTTGGWVSAASILVVELCERLSTMAIAVNLVTYLVGTMHLPSSTSSTIITNWSGISYLFSLLGGVLADSFLGRYWTIAIFANIHMLGSCLLAISSVLPNLRPPPCNPSLLDNCKEANGLQMAVFYISVYTIAVGLGGIKCSVSGFGTDQFDEKDEKEKAQMAHFFNRFYFFISIGTLLAVTVFIYIQDRVARVWGYASCTIIMLLAIAIFFSGTRRYRYKACRGSPIIQILRVLVAAVRKRKLKFPADMQHLHETHPTESRLAPTRQLICLDKAAIIDDDDYIMIESGTQNRWRLCSVTEVEEVKMMTRILPIWATTIMYYVIHAQMITFAVLQASTMERSIGSFEIPGGSFNAFFIGAILLTLAIHDRLIVPLLKKKKGTLGLTSTQKMGLGLFISIITMVVAAIVETRRLKVAKSTSSTNSTLPISAFLLAPQFVLAGAAEGLVYTGQLDFFLSESPKGMKAVSTSLFLTTISLGFFVSSALVAIIRRVTEGRQNWLPANLNHGRLDLFYGLIALLSAINLGFYLLSAKWFLCKKTQRQTQTRN